The following coding sequences lie in one Fusarium poae strain DAOMC 252244 chromosome 1, whole genome shotgun sequence genomic window:
- a CDS encoding hypothetical protein (TransMembrane:2 (n12-19c24/25o186-205i500-521o)), with protein MADNPHEFRRRILLLVTTGGFTHAAPVLEIGAVLASRGHEIQFATCAGQEEWTFGYPFIKTTYIVGPAATPDDLDLHYERLRLWRHEHGFAPMMKSKYFFDNFWTETYKNLRGLCQNPSTKPDFIVADFFADSAARDMLRQFNIQLASVWPQMPYAMAPVSYHPGQPGFQADGALTSEHASLTSRFWNEFVVLAALPTVIPWLIWTKRMRVDAGVNYSHSLLPKPDYLVLVNSFWGLEAPKELPPLMTPVGPILSDEYPPLDEDLAQFLDSHDKTIYVCLGTHVNLPGEELTKYLLGFIQALDAGSINGVIWAIPQKPRANFDTSNTYPLADGSTISVESLLNDAHPHFRLPVFAPQRAVLAHPNTVLFLTHGGGSSANETLFHGTPVLAVGYFFDQLCNSARLASSGVGTSLDKSYLTPNSIASAIENIASDKDGSFTTNARRMQRIATLNSKRKHLAADLIEEVMIDQELRFRNGVELRPMHLQTADMRIPIWKARNWDMLFISLTGLATGGVVSWWFVRDGWRKIPLILAKSVRFGRVFAREIFDSRS; from the exons ATGGCTGACAACCCCCATGAGTTTCGGAGGAGGATCCTCCTGCTCGTCACAACGGGAGGTTTCACTCATGCAG CCCCAGTCCTTGAAATAGGCGCTGTTCTTGCTTCTCGTGGCCATGAGATCCAATTTGCTACATGTGCTGGCCAGGAGGAATGGACTTTTGGCTACCCCTTTATAAAAACTACTTATATCGTCGGTCCGGCGGCTACGCCAGATGACCTGGATCTTCACTATGAGAGGCTGCGTCTATGGCGCCACGAGCACGGCTTTGCTCCTATGATGAAGTCAAAGTACTTCTTTGATAATTTCTGGACAGAGACTTACAAGAACCTGCGCGGTCTGTGTCAGAATCCTTCTACGAAGCCCGACTTTATCGTCGCGGATTTCTTTGCTGATAGTGCGGCGAGGGATATGCTCAGGCAGTTCAACATCCAGCTAGCAAGCGTCTGGCCCCAGATGCCATATGCTATGGCGCCTGTGAGCTATCACCCAGGTCAGCCTGGGTTCCAGGCCGACGGGGCGTTGACCTCTGAGCATGCATCTTTGACCTCGCGGTTCTGGAACGAGTTTGTGGTGTTGGCAGCGCTACCGACGGTCATTCCTTGGCTGATCTGGACAAAGCGTATGCGTGTTGATGCAGGCGTCAACTACAGCCATTCTCTTCTCCCCAAGCCTGATTACCTTGTTCTGGTCAATTCTTTCTGGGGACTGGAAGCGCCTAAAGAACTGCCGCCTCTTATGACACCCGTTGGTCCTATCCTGAGCGACGAGTATCCTCCCCTGGACGAAGACCTAGCCCAGTTCCTCGATAGCCATGACAAGACGATATATGTGTGCTTGGGAACTCACGTCAACCTCCCAGGAGAAGAGTTAACAAAGTATCTTCTCGGATTCATCCAGGCCCTAGACGCTGGGTCTATCAACGGTGTCATATGGGCTATTCCCCAGAAACCGCGTGCCAACTTTGACACTTCAAATACCTATCCTTTAGCCGATGGTTCAACCATTAGCGTCGAAAGTCTTCTCAATGATGCCCACCCACATTTCCGTCTACCGGTGTTTGCACCCCAAAGAGCCGTCTTGGCACATCCCAACACTGTCTTATTTCTCACTCACGGTGGCGGTTCAAGTGCCAACGAGACTCTCTTCCACGGGACACCAGTCCTTGCAGTGGGATACTTCTTCGATCAGCTCTGCAACAGCGCTCGCCTCGCATCGTCGGGCGTCGGCACGTCTCTTGACAAATCCTATCTAACACCAAACTCCATTGCATCAGCCATAGAAAACATTGCGTCTGACAAGGATGGGTCGTTTACCACCAACGCCCGTCGCATGCAACGCATAGCAACCCTCAATTCCAAGCGGAAACATCTTGCAGCTGATCTTATAGAGGAAGTCATGATAGACCAAGAACTCCGGTTCCGCAATGGCGTTGAACTACGCCCTATGCATTTACAGACGGCTGATATGCGCATACCAATATGGAAGGCCAGGAACTGGGATATGTTGTTCATCAGCCTGACGGGGCTGGCAACTGGTGGTGTAGTTAGCTGGTGGTTTGTTAGAGATGGCTGGAGGAAGATACCTCTTATCCTGGCAAAGTCGGTGAGGTTTGGTAGGGTGTTTGCGAGAGAAATCTTCGACAGCCGATCGTGa
- a CDS encoding hypothetical protein (SECRETED:SignalP(1-18)~TransMembrane:1 (n6-13c18/19o252-273i)~BUSCO:39674at5125), with protein sequence MRASKILASMGLMALANATVIRYERDLQADAPVLEKRADKTAAWVTVDDEQQPATTYTPSYTTVDGTTSIVDAAPHDLTASVYTYTSWGKAYTSTGEPPNPQATGKHGEGVFSRCYNKDGENAPFCSPYANSTLDVGKTYFVTWDPDYFNKTKSSDNSTLMITPRLNFFNSSSKEWEKYQDFPESAAPAAWGYWPFHANSEYMKRSHNISLTLYSNSNNSLEKTESATLFLYLQDKDFPEKAHEKLPEGQTLIIALPVVFGCLLLLIIGGFLWNRKTRRIGLGNISGRARHGYTGRAKRRIFGARDNGIQLDTSVPPPGEYRDAPQRARADSDGLGSLAGSPVDANFSHQGNGGNAFRDEMRRQEAERRM encoded by the exons atgCGCGCTTCCAAGATCTTGGCCTCAATGGGCCTCATGGCCCTCGCCAATGCGACTGTCATTCGTTACGAGCGCGATCTTCAAGCCGATGCTCCTGTTCTCGAGAAGCGAGCCGACAAGACCGCCGCCTGGGTCACCGTCGATGACGAGCAGCAGCCCGCCACGACCTACACTCCCTCGTACACTACCGTTGACGGTACCACATCCATCGTCGACGCTGCTCCTCACGACCTCACCGCCAGCGTCTACACCTACACCAGCTGGGGCAAGGCCTACACCAGCACTGGCGAGCCTCCCAACCCTCAGGCCACTGGCAAGCACGGCGAGGGTGTCTTTTCGCGATGCTACAACAAGGATGGCGAAAATGCTCCTTTCTGCTCTCCTTATGCCAATAGCACTCTTGATGTTGGCAAGACGTACTTCG TGACCTGGGATCCTGATTACTTCAACAAGACAAAGTCCTCCGACAACTCCACCCTCATGATCACACCCCgtctcaacttcttcaacaGCTCCAGCAAGGAGTGGGAGAAGTACCAGGACTTCCCCGAATCCGCTGCTCCCGCTGCTTGGGGCTACTGGCCTTTCCATGCCAACTCGGAGTACATGAAGCGCTCGCATAACATCTCCCTCACGCTctacagcaacagcaacaattcGCTCGAGAAGACAGAGTCCGCAACCCTGTTCCTCTACCTCCAGGACAAAGACTTCCCCGAGAAGGCGCACGAGAAGCTCCCCGAGGGCCAGACTCTCATCATCGCCCTGCCCGTTGTCTTCGGctgcctccttcttctcatcatcggcGGCTTCTTGTGGAACCGCAAGACCCGTCGCATCGGGCTCGGTAACATCTCTGGTCGCGCCCGCCATGGCTACACCGGCCGTGCCAAGCGCCGCATCTTCGGTGCCCGTGACAACGGCATCCAGCTCGATACTTCGGTCCCTCCTCCTGGCGAATACCGCGATGCTCCTCAGCGTGCTCGTGCCGACAGCGATGGTCTCGGCAGCTTGGCAGGTAGCCCTGTCGATGCCAACTTCTCTCATCAGGGCAAtggcggcaatgctttccgTGATGAGATGAGGAGACAGGAGGCGGAGCGACGTATGTAA
- a CDS encoding hypothetical protein (BUSCO:6594at5125), giving the protein MSISLGRNAPLSPISIGGSDYSVSKYQPDDGPFPNPNGRSNLASPPNSGGSNGAMSMNGFPNPPMGGPGPGPGQGPGPGPRSTGGPSPPASIARSSNGTQLYARSEGRNSVRGDLDEAVLSEHYVALRTFLNTRDPNHKQQPNKARDKLLRLSSVQFYELSTDVFDELIRRQAAARAPPNAPNAPPSFLMPENNFHPKRNQARQRLSSLGPPRFRDLAADVYHELERRFPRFVGADLARTGSPMSMRGPGTPINGNFPPRAQSRMRRPSDAPSMRGPGDGYGMPASPGGQNGDYGRPTPKQLNQNNTIVPNKSIMLEEDDEGEGYADQDPNRESKRSAGSGVMSEADRKALEDSQNQVRELQEKLESMEDAWKKEKDEMNGALDQERSRAAAINLEKQEWSDLRLNLENKLAEAQNLNDSMKQELQRVRDDHETEVQRLRDDMDAAHQTERSVGHGTSDSELQRENDELRQELREQQQVTDEVRKEAQEFLLEMRELSQQSGTTHERHAELEKKIERLEREVHEWKNRYAGVKTQLRHMRATSAGPGIEHDAAKHVREQGFVDERGMVKDVHVTKFQIAIDELLQKARTEDPEKVVDAMKLVVVSVRRITKDIQVPQTDDEEFLQQQTKLRSKVSLTANNFITASKNFASSAGMSPVSLLDTAASHLAAAIVDLLRLVKIRTTPAEELDDDDGTVTPADSSALFSPVATEHPVSIQDRLPPPAPFQGLSGMRTSIDSSAYSPLGSPRQSAEPYSHQRSMSKASAVPIGLGQPTANNQSNGRVAPQLDPRAAEDLKLFLEEQNSILSAEIQRLVNTVRGDADMRQISEDIGSINGIVSDIIAESQACGLGESAAQLAQCRAHLLESADKGQDMSNMGVATNAHEWRMWVQTLPPIAFGLAREIKDLIQQADDMARPGRPDDFS; this is encoded by the exons atGAGCATCAGTTTGGGACGCAATGCGCCGTTGTCCCCAATCTCTATAGGCGGTAGCGACTATTCTGTTTCCAAGTACCAACCTGACGACGGCCCTTTTCCCAATCCCAACGGTCGCTCCAATCTTGCATCGCCCCCGAATTCGGGCGGCTCCAACGGCGCCATGAGCATGAACGGTTTTCCCAACCCTCCCATGGGCGGCCCGGGCCCAGGTCCAGGCCAAGGCCCCGGTCCCGGTCCTAGAAGCACTGGAGGACCATCGCCGCCTGCTTCAATTGCGCGCTCAAGTAACGGTACTCAGCTTTATGCTCGCAGTGAAGGCCGTAACAGTGTTCGCGGCGACCTCGACGAGGCTGTTCTCAGTGAGCACTACGTCGCTCTGCGCACCTTTCTCAACACCCGCGACCCCAATCACAAACAACAACCGAACAAAGCTCGCGACAAGCTTCTGCGCCTTTCCTCAGTTCAATTTTATGAGCTCAGTACCGATGTTTTTGACGAATTGATAAGACGACAGGCCGCCGCTAGGGCGCCTCCGAATGCGCCAAATGCACCTCCTTCGTTCCTGATGCCCGAGAATAACTTCCACCCCAAGCGAAACCAGGCTCGTCAAAGACTGTCTTCCCTTGGCCCTCCACGATTCCGAGACCTGGCTGCCGATGTATATCACGAACTTGAACGTAGATTCCCTCGCTTCGTGGGAGCCGACCTTGCTCGCACAGGAAGCCCCATGTCCATGAGAGGACCAGGCACCCCGATCAATGGCAACTTCCCCCCAAGAGCTCAGAGCCGCATGAGGAGACCTTCTGATGCCCCGTCTATGAGAGGACCTGGAGATGGCTACGGAATGCCAGCCTCTCCAGGTGGCCAGAATGGCGACTACGGACGTCCTACGCCGAAACAACTCAACCAGAATAATACAATCGTTCCCAACAAAAGCATTATGCTcgaggaagatgacgaaGGTGAAGGATACGCAGACCAGGACCCCAATCGCGAGAGCAAGAGGAGTGCCGGCAGCGGTGTAATGTCAGAG GCCGATAGAAAAGCCTTGGAGGATTCCCAGAACCAGGTACGAGAACTACAAGAGAAACTCGAGAGTATGGAAGATGCttggaagaaggagaaggatgaGATGAACGGCGCTTTGGACCAGGAACGTTCACGAGCTGCTGCTATCAACCTCGAGAAGCAAGAGTGGAGCGATTTACGACTCAACCTTGAGAACAAACTAGCCGAGGCGCAGAACCTAAACGACTCGATGAAGCAAGAATTGCAGCGCGTACGAGATGATCATGAAACAGAGGTTCAGAGACTCAGAGACGATATGGATGCAGCACATCAAACAGAACGAAGTGTTGGGCATGGAACATCAGACTCGGAACTTCAACGGGAAAATGATGAGCTTCGACAGGAACTCCGGGAACAACAGCAGGTCACGGACGAGGTTAGAAAAGAGGCACAAGAGTTCTTACTCGAGATGCGTGAGCTTTCCCAGCAAAGTGGCACGACACACGAGCGACATGCagagcttgagaagaagattgaGAGGCTTGAGCGCGAGGTTCACGAATGGAAGAACCGTTACGCTGGAGTCAAGACTCAGCTACGACACATGCGGGCAACCTCTGCTGGTCCTGGTATTGAACACGACGCGGCCAAGCACGTTCGCGAGCAGGGTTTCGTGGACGAGCGTGGCATGGTCAAAGACGTTCATGTCACCAAATTCCAAATCGCGATTGATGAGCTTCTGCAAAAGGCTCGAACTGAGGATCCAGAAAAGGTGGTTGACGCTATGAAACTCGTCGTCGTCAGCGTGCGCCGCATTACCAAGGATATTCAGGTGCCCCAgactgatgatgaagagtttCTCCAACAGCAGACCAAGTTGAGGTCCAAGGTGTCATTGACCGCAAACAACTTTATCACGGCCTCCAAGAACTTTGCGTCCAGCGCTGGGATGTCTCCTGTTTCCCTGCTCGATACCGCAGCATCGCACTTGGCCGCTGCCATTGTTGATCTGCTCCGTCTGGTCAAGATTCGAACGACCCCTGCTGAGGAGctggatgatgacgacggaaCCGTGACGCCTGCGGATTCCAGCGCTCTCTTCTCACCGGTTGCTACTGAGCATCCTGTCAGTATCCAGGACAGACTGCCGCCTCCTGCTCCTTTTCAAGGCCTGAGTGGTATGCGAACCAGCATTGACTCATCGGCATATAGCCCTCTCGGCTCGCCTCGCCAGTCCGCTGAGCCATACTCTCACCAAAGATCCATGTCCAAGGCCAGTGCGGTACCAATCGGCCTCGGGCAACCTACTGCGAACAACCAATCCAACGGACGGGTTGCGCCGCAGCTGGATCCCCGAGCCGCCGAAGATCTCAAG CTCTTTCTCGAGGAACAGAATTCCATCCTATCAGCCGAAATCCAGAGACTTGTAAACACTGTCCGCGGAGATGCCGACATGCGCCAAATTTCCGAAGACATTGGTTCCATTAACGGTATTGTCAGCGATATTATTGCGGAGTCGCAAGCATGCGGCCTTGGGGAGTCGGCAGCCCAGTTGGCTCAATGTCGAGCTCACCTACTAGAATCTGCTGATAAGGGTCAAGACATGTCCAACATGGGCGTGGCGACCAACGCACACGAGTGGCGTATGTGGGTGCAGACATTACCACCCATTGCATTCGGTTTGGCACGCGAGATCAAGGATCTTATCCAACAAGCAGATGACATGGCTAGACCCGGACGACCTGATGACTTTTCGTAA